One region of Spiroplasma endosymbiont of Asaphidion curtum genomic DNA includes:
- the hpf gene encoding ribosome hibernation-promoting factor, HPF/YfiA family has product MQFVIRGKNIEVTEAIRERIINSLEKISKYKIINHDDTIHVEVRTYKENLSRVRVVLDLRGKSNHLQAEAQHIDLYAAIDEVRHKLEEQLRRMKDRWIPRGKEKFTKVEFPLDLTLDEDI; this is encoded by the coding sequence ATGCAATTCGTTATTCGTGGTAAAAATATTGAAGTAACTGAGGCGATTCGTGAACGCATTATTAATAGTTTAGAAAAAATTAGTAAGTATAAAATTATTAATCATGATGATACAATTCATGTTGAAGTAAGAACTTATAAAGAAAATTTAAGTCGTGTTCGTGTTGTTCTTGATTTAAGAGGAAAGAGTAATCATTTACAAGCTGAAGCTCAGCATATTGATTTATACGCTGCCATTGATGAAGTGCGTCATAAGTTGGAAGAACAATTACGAAGAATGAAAGATCGTTGAATTCCGCGCGGTAAAGAAAAATTTACAAAAGTAGAATTTCCTCTTGACTTAACATTAGATGAAGATATCTAA
- a CDS encoding IS30 family transposase, translating into MGYKHLGIYERIYIENQLKFKVKISEIAKNLNRSISTIIREVNRNKDSNHYFSLIAQNKAENRKQSHVYFHKFKNRELVKYVQQKLLLGWSPEQIYGRIKNFHKEWIINFKTIYNWIYSGLLEKVTNKNLRRKGKKRKSQENRGKFNGKSIKERNINVNNRITVGHWEGDTVVSSRGKSKSCLITLVERTSRFTLAMLVENRTTKVVNENISHYLSILPNNLVKTITFDRGKEFSNWQQLEKNLNVKIYFANAYSPWQRGTNENTNGLIREKFPKKFNFSNTTKNAVHKFILSLNQRPRKILNYLSPIEYLVRKII; encoded by the coding sequence ATGGGTTACAAACATCTTGGCATATATGAAAGAATTTATATTGAGAATCAATTGAAGTTTAAAGTAAAAATTAGTGAAATAGCTAAAAATCTTAATCGAAGTATTAGTACTATTATTCGAGAAGTCAATAGAAATAAAGATAGTAATCATTATTTTTCATTAATTGCACAAAATAAAGCAGAAAACAGAAAACAATCACATGTTTATTTTCATAAGTTTAAAAATAGAGAATTAGTAAAATATGTACAACAAAAATTACTATTAGGTTGATCGCCTGAACAAATTTATGGCAGAATTAAAAATTTTCATAAAGAATGAATTATTAATTTTAAAACAATTTACAATTGAATTTATTCTGGATTACTTGAAAAAGTTACTAATAAAAATTTAAGAAGAAAAGGTAAGAAACGAAAATCTCAAGAAAATCGCGGTAAATTTAATGGTAAATCAATTAAAGAACGAAATATTAATGTTAATAATCGTATAACTGTTGGTCATTGAGAAGGTGATACTGTAGTATCATCACGAGGTAAAAGTAAATCATGTTTAATAACTTTAGTTGAAAGAACATCAAGATTTACTTTAGCAATGTTAGTTGAAAATAGAACTACTAAAGTTGTTAACGAAAACATTAGCCATTATTTATCAATTCTTCCAAATAATCTTGTTAAGACTATAACATTTGATAGGGGTAAAGAATTTTCTAATTGACAACAACTTGAAAAAAATTTAAATGTGAAAATTTATTTTGCTAATGCGTATTCGCCTTGACAAAGAGGTACTAATGAAAATACTAATGGTTTAATTAGAGAAAAATTTCCTAAAAAATTTAATTTTTCAAATACTACTAAAAATGCAGTTCATAAATTTATATTGTCTTTAAACCAAAGACCAAGAAAAATACTAAATTATCTTTCACCAATCGAATATTTGGTTAGAAAAATAATTTAG
- a CDS encoding transposase family protein, protein MKTQVIIEKESKIIIATNFSLGKKHDFCLFKESKIPILKNTKLIVDNGYQGIQKIHSNVLIPKKKTKKNPLNKEQKHNNKLISKMRIIIENIFII, encoded by the coding sequence ATTAAAACACAAGTAATTATTGAAAAAGAAAGCAAAATAATTATTGCAACAAATTTTTCTCTCGGTAAAAAGCATGATTTTTGTTTATTTAAAGAATCAAAAATCCCAATTTTAAAAAATACTAAATTAATAGTTGATAATGGTTATCAAGGAATACAAAAAATTCATAGTAATGTTCTAATACCTAAGAAAAAAACAAAGAAAAACCCTTTAAATAAAGAACAAAAACATAATAATAAATTAATTTCAAAAATGAGAATTATTATTGAAAATATTTTTATTATTTAA
- a CDS encoding transposase family protein produces MKFDKFNFINDKELLRLTGIKQSTFNKMLNILKEAELKKFKRGGKNNKLSLENRLLMTLSYWREYRTYFHLGKSFDISEASCYRNIKWIEDILIKHPDFQQLAGKKALINDYFNDKTIIIDATETPIQRPKKDKNNLIQEKRKNTLLKHK; encoded by the coding sequence ATGAAATTTGATAAATTTAATTTTATTAATGATAAAGAATTATTACGATTAACTGGAATAAAGCAAAGTACTTTTAATAAAATGTTAAATATTTTAAAAGAAGCTGAGTTAAAAAAGTTTAAAAGAGGTGGTAAAAATAATAAATTATCATTAGAAAATAGATTATTGATGACTTTATCATATTGACGAGAATATCGTACTTATTTTCATCTTGGTAAAAGTTTTGATATTAGTGAAGCTAGTTGTTATCGAAATATCAAGTGAATTGAAGATATTTTAATCAAACATCCTGATTTTCAACAACTTGCTGGTAAAAAAGCATTAATAAATGATTATTTTAATGATAAAACAATTATTATTGATGCTACAGAAACACCCATTCAACGCCCAAAAAAAGACAAAAACAATCTTATTCAGGAAAAAAGAAAAAACACACTATTAAAACACAAGTAA
- a CDS encoding HU family DNA-binding protein produces MYQVYNNKHLGKFMIVKKNARTVKNPKTGQISQMSEHYSPKCQNQ; encoded by the coding sequence ATGTACCAAGTCTATAATAATAAGCATCTTGGAAAATTCATGATTGTTAAAAAGAATGCAAGAACTGTTAAAAATCCTAAAACTGGTCAAATTTCACAAATGAGTGAACACTACTCACCAAAATGTCAAAATCAATAA
- a CDS encoding type I restriction-modification system subunit M N-terminal domain-containing protein, which produces MSKEELFSKLWKACNDLRGKIVPSEYKYIILTIMFLKYASDTYNLKWQEIIKNKDKNFIDNLEFLGNQLLVVPHGYMWTDIVKHKNTGDIHTFIRLGT; this is translated from the coding sequence ATGTCGAAAGAAGAATTGTTTAGTAAGTTATGAAAAGCTTGTAATGATTTAAGAGGAAAAATAGTTCCATCAGAATATAAATATATTATTTTAACAATAATGTTTTTAAAATATGCTTCTGATACTTATAATTTAAAATGACAAGAAATTATCAAAAATAAAGATAAAAATTTTATTGATAACTTAGAATTTTTAGGTAACCAACTGTTAGTAGTACCTCATGGTTATATGTGAACAGATATTGTTAAACATAAAAATACTGGAGATATTCATACTTTCATTAGACTTGGTACATAA
- a CDS encoding IS30 family transposase: MGYKHLGIYERIYIENQLKFKVKISEIAKNLNRSISTIIREVNRNKDSNHYFSLIAQNKAENRKQSHVYFHKFKNRELVKYVQQKLLLGWSPEQIYGRIKNFHKEWIISFKTIYNWIYSGLLEKVTNKNLRRKGKKRKSQENRGKFNGKSIKERNINVNNRITVGHWEGDTVVSSRGKSKSCLITLVERTSRFTLAMLVENRTTKVVNENISHYLSILPNNLVKTITFDRGKEFSNWQQLEKNLNVKIYFANAYSPWQRGTNENTNGLIREKFPKKFNFSNTTKNAVHKFILSLNQRPRKILNYLSPIEYLVRKII; this comes from the coding sequence ATGGGTTACAAACATCTTGGCATATATGAAAGAATTTATATTGAGAATCAATTGAAGTTTAAAGTAAAAATTAGTGAAATAGCTAAAAATCTTAATCGAAGTATTAGTACTATTATTCGAGAAGTCAATAGAAATAAAGATAGTAATCATTATTTTTCATTAATTGCACAAAATAAAGCAGAAAACAGAAAACAATCACATGTTTATTTTCATAAGTTTAAAAATAGAGAATTAGTAAAATATGTACAACAAAAATTACTATTAGGTTGATCGCCTGAACAAATTTATGGCAGAATTAAAAATTTTCATAAAGAATGAATTATTAGTTTTAAAACAATTTACAATTGAATTTATTCTGGATTACTTGAAAAAGTTACTAATAAAAATTTAAGAAGAAAAGGTAAGAAACGAAAATCTCAAGAAAATCGCGGTAAATTTAATGGTAAATCAATTAAAGAACGAAATATTAATGTTAATAATCGTATAACTGTTGGTCATTGAGAAGGTGATACTGTAGTATCATCACGAGGTAAAAGTAAATCATGTTTAATAACTTTAGTTGAAAGAACATCAAGATTTACTTTAGCAATGTTAGTTGAAAATAGAACTACTAAAGTTGTTAACGAAAACATTAGCCATTATTTATCAATTCTTCCAAATAATCTTGTTAAGACTATAACATTTGATAGGGGTAAAGAATTTTCTAATTGACAACAACTTGAAAAAAATTTAAATGTGAAAATTTATTTTGCTAATGCGTATTCGCCTTGACAAAGAGGTACTAATGAAAATACTAATGGTTTAATTAGAGAAAAATTTCCTAAAAAATTTAATTTTTCAAATACTACTAAAAATGCAGTTCATAAATTTATATTGTCTTTAAACCAAAGACCAAGAAAAATACTAAATTATCTTTCACCAATCGAATATTTGGTTAGAAAAATAATTTAG
- a CDS encoding IS5 family transposase (programmed frameshift), translating to MKFDKFNFINDKELLRLTGIKQSTFNKMLNILKEAELKKFKRGGKNNKLSLENRLLMTLSYWREYRTYFHLGKSFDISEASCYRNIKWIEDILIKHPDFQQLAGKKALINDYFNDKTIIIDATETPIQRPKKGQKQSYSGKKKKHTIKTQVIIEKESKIIIATNFSLGKKHDFCLFKESKIPILKNTKLIVDNGYQGIQKIHSNVLIPKKKTKKNPLNKEQKHNNKLISKMRIIIENIFAILKKFKIITEKYRNRRKRFSLRFNLIASIYNLQL from the exons ATGAAATTTGATAAATTTAATTTTATTAATGATAAAGAATTATTACGATTAACTGGAATAAAGCAAAGTACTTTTAATAAAATGTTAAATATTTTAAAAGAAGCTGAGTTAAAAAAGTTTAAAAGAGGTGGTAAAAATAATAAATTATCATTAGAAAATAGATTATTGATGACTTTATCATATTGACGAGAATATCGTACTTATTTTCATCTTGGTAAAAGTTTTGATATTAGTGAAGCTAGTTGTTATCGAAATATCAAGTGAATTGAAGATATTTTAATCAAACATCCTGATTTTCAACAACTTGCTGGTAAAAAAGCATTAATAAATGATTATTTTAATGATAAAACAATTATTATTGATGCTACAGAAACACCCATTCAACGCCCAAAAAAAG GACAAAAACAATCTTATTCAGGAAAAAAGAAAAAACACACTATTAAAACACAAGTAATTATTGAAAAAGAAAGCAAAATAATTATTGCAACAAATTTTTCTCTCGGTAAAAAGCATGATTTTTGTTTATTTAAAGAATCAAAAATCCCAATTTTAAAAAATACTAAATTAATAGTTGATAATGGTTATCAAGGAATACAAAAAATTCATAGTAATGTTCTAATACCTAAGAAAAAAACAAAGAAAAACCCTTTAAATAAAGAACAAAAACATAATAATAAATTAATTTCAAAAATGAGAATTATTATTGAAAATATTTTTGCTATTCTTAAAAAATTTAAAATTATTACTGAAAAATATCGTAATCGTAGAAAACGATTTAGTTTAAGATTTAATTTAATTGCTTCAATTTATAATTTGCAATTATAG